From a single Oreochromis niloticus isolate F11D_XX linkage group LG3, O_niloticus_UMD_NMBU, whole genome shotgun sequence genomic region:
- the LOC102079609 gene encoding zinc finger protein 112 isoform X4 — protein MSSAQYLREFIKERLTAVCEEIFSEVQKTIVQYEEETNRQHRLLDISRKPDRNSHIIDLQQQHVIEKEEVLTDQQVCIQERNSSLTEEDPEPPQIKEEQEELCTSQEGEQHGLKQETDAFMVTAAYEESAHTESETNGEHLLSHSFPEAESRDQEASQHVDSGSTRNAELKKRRHHRNGSHSQRVDNPAVSESQSKTDTRKKSLKCDVCGKHFQFKCQLNVHLRVHKGDKPYSGRTSGKGGLFL, from the exons ATGAGTTCAGCTCAGTATCTGAGAGAGTTCATCAAGGAGAGACTAACTGCTGTTTGTGAAGAAATCTTCTCAGAGGTTCAAAAAACCATCGTCCAGTATGAGGAGGAGACCAACCGTCAGCACAGACTGCTGG atATCAGCCGGAAACCCGACAGAAACTCACACATCATAG ACCTCCAACAGCAACATGTCATTGAGAAAGAGGAGGTTCTTACAGACCAACAGGTCTGCATCCAAGAAAGGAACTCCAGTCTGACTGAGGAGGACCCAGAGCctccacagattaaagaggaacaggaggaactcTGCACcagtcaggagggagagcagcaTGGACTGAAGCAGGAGACTGATGCCTTCATGGTGACAGCCGCTTATGAGGAAAGTGCACACACTGAATCAGAAACAAACGGTGAGCATCTCCTTTCTCACAGCTTTCCTGAAGCAGAGAGCCGAGATCAGGAAGCAAGCCAGCATGTGGACTCAGGATCAACTAGAAATGCAGAGCTAAAGAAGAGGAGACATCACAGAAACGGCAGTCACAGTCAGAGAGTAGACAACCCTGCTGTTTCAGAGAGTCAAAGTAAAACTGACACAAGGAAAAAGTCTCTGAAATGTGACGTCTGTggaaaacattttcagtttaaatGCCAGCTGAATGTACATCTGAGAGTTCACAAAGGCGACAAACCATATTCAGGTAGAACCAGTGGTAAGGGGGGCTTattcttgtag
- the LOC102079609 gene encoding uncharacterized protein LOC102079609 isoform X6 translates to MSSAQYLREFIKERLTAVCEEIFSEVQKTIVQYEEETNRQHRLLDISRKPDRNSHIIDLQQQHVIEKEEVLTDQQVCIQERNSSLTEEDPEPPQIKEEQEELCTSQEGEQHGLKQETDAFMLS, encoded by the exons ATGAGTTCAGCTCAGTATCTGAGAGAGTTCATCAAGGAGAGACTAACTGCTGTTTGTGAAGAAATCTTCTCAGAGGTTCAAAAAACCATCGTCCAGTATGAGGAGGAGACCAACCGTCAGCACAGACTGCTGG atATCAGCCGGAAACCCGACAGAAACTCACACATCATAG ACCTCCAACAGCAACATGTCATTGAGAAAGAGGAGGTTCTTACAGACCAACAGGTCTGCATCCAAGAAAGGAACTCCAGTCTGACTGAGGAGGACCCAGAGCctccacagattaaagaggaacaggaggaactcTGCACcagtcaggagggagagcagcaTGGACTGAAGCAGGAGACTGATGCCTTCATG CTTTCCTGA